In Leptidea sinapis chromosome 21, ilLepSina1.1, whole genome shotgun sequence, the following proteins share a genomic window:
- the LOC126970608 gene encoding probable cytosolic iron-sulfur protein assembly protein Ciao1, translating to MTSKLDLLQTLSGHKGIAWNVSWHPMGKIFASCGEDKIIKLFSKEGQAWSVKTMLVDGHQRTIREVAWSPCGNFLASASFDGTTAIWDKKNGQFECNATLEGHENEVKSVAWSPSGQLLATCGRDKSVWIWEVAGDDEYVCEAVLNAHNQDVKKVAWHPSAEILASASYDNTVKVYKEDQVESDWSCVATLESHESTVWSLAFDKTGERLATCSADNTVKIWKEYKPNNDVGVMVPEGDSVWKCICTLSGYHSRCVYDVAWCHSTGLIATASGDDIIRIFKETDDSNPDAPTFDLVCKKYNAHSQDVNCVKWNPTGNNELISCSDDGEIKIWKFSEE from the exons ATGACATCAAAACTGGACTTATTACAAACACTAAGTGGTCATAAAGGTATAGCTTGGAATGTATCATGGCATCCAATGGGTAAAATATTTGCATCCTGTGGCGaagacaaaataataaaactgttcaGTAAGGAAGGACAAGCATGGTCTGTTAAAACAATGCTTGTAGATGGTCATCAAAGAACAATAAGAGAAGTTGCTTGGTCACCATGTGGTAACTTTCTAGCATCAGCTAGTTTTGATGGTACCACAGCTATTTGGGATAAGAAAAATG GTCAGTTTGAGTGCAATGCAACACTAGAAGGCCATGAAAATGAGGTGAAAAGTGTTGCTTGGTCTCCGTCTGGCCAGTTATTGGCAACTTGTGGTAGAGACAAGTCAGTGTGGATTTGGGAGGTGGCTGGTGATGATGAATATGTGTGTGAAGCTGTACTCAATGCGCATAACCAggatgtgaaaaaa GTGGCCTGGCACCCCTCTGCGGAAATACTTGCATCTGCATCTTATGACAATACGGTGAAAGTTTATAAAGAGGATCAAGTTGAAAGTGATTGGAGTTGTGTTGCAACATTGGAGTCACATGAATCCACAGTGTGGAGCTTAGCATTTGATAAGACAGGCGAGAGACTAGCTACTTGCAGTGCAGATAATACTGTTAAGATATGGAAAGaatataaaccaaataatgatGTGGGAGTTATGGTTCCCGAGGGTGACTCTGTCTGGAAGTGTATATGTACATTATCTGGCTATCACTCTAGATGTGTCTATGATGTAGCTTGGTGTCATTCGACTGGACTCATAGCAACAGCTTCAGGGGATGACATTATTAGAATCTTTAAAGAAACTGATGATTCTAACCCTGATGCTCCCACGTTTGACTTAGTGTGCAAAAAATATAATGCACACTCGCAAGATGTTAATTGTGTTAAATGGAATCCAACAGGCAATAATGAATTGATATCTTGTAGTGACGATGGtgaaattaaaatttggaaGTTTTCAGAGGAATAG
- the LOC126970609 gene encoding NIF3-like protein 1, translating into MLFKLGSKASRKGINIYKYFTTINTKVLEGDKMSSVKLSDVLMVLEKFAPKSLSESWDNTGLLVEPYTPRPISKLLLTNDLTEDVVSEANTLGCAMIISYHPPIFAPLKAITQQAWKQRIISNLLENRIALYSPHTSWDSVKGGVNDWLASAFPVRECAPILPKENPTVGPGRILELETSISLSDAVSKVKALTGLNYVRVAVGKNKEMNDNNIQRIALCAGSGSSVLKDIEADLYLTGEMLHHDILDAAQRGISVILTNHSDSERGFLRQFSTYLQNELNNQIQVLVSTYDKEPLITV; encoded by the exons atgttatttaaattaggaAGTAAGGCATCAAGAAAaggaattaatatttataaatactttacAACCATAAACACGAAAGTATTAGAGGGGGACAAAATGTCATCTGTTAAACTAAGTGATGTCTTGATGGTCCTGGAAAAGTTTGCTCCGAAATCATTATCAGAAAGTTGGGATAACACTGGACTTTTGGTTGAGCCTTACACACCAAg ACCCATTAGCAAACTGCTACTTACAAATGATCTAACAGAAGATGTTGTTAGTGAAGCAAATACTCTTGGTTGTGCAATGATAATATCCTACCACCCTCCCATATTTGCACCATTAAAAGCAATTACTCAGCA agcATGGAAACAACGCATAATTTCAAATTTGCTAGAAAATCGGATTGCTTTATATTCACCACACACAAGCTGGGACAGTGTAAAAGGAGGTGTTAATGATTGGTTGGCTTCTGCTTTTCCTGTTCGCGAATGTGCACCCATTCTACCCAAAGAAAACCCAACTGTAGGACCCGGCAG AATTTTGGAACTGGAGACCAGCATTTCATTGTCAGATGCAGTATCAAAGGTTAAAGCGCTGACTGGGTTAAATTATGTACGGGTGGCGGTCGGCAAGAACAAGGAGatgaatgataataatatccAGAGAATAGCTCTTTGTGCTGGCTCAGGAAGTTCAGTGTTGAAAGATATTGAGGCAGACTTATATTTAACTG GTGAAATGCTGCACCACGATATATTGGATGCTGCTCAAAGAGGAATATCTGTAATTTTGACAAATCATTCAGACTCGGAACGAGGATTCTTAAGACAATTCTCAACATACCTTCAGAATgaattaaataatcaaatacaAGTATTAGTGAGCACGTATGATAAGGAACCTTTAATTACAGTGTAA
- the LOC126970607 gene encoding MATH and LRR domain-containing protein PFE0570w-like isoform X1 has protein sequence MEVAASQWRREWAGKAEYGKVTEGGVTRNIARAMEVLHASAPGAKVRVMRAAYHSSAGPGAPSSTFMLHSSRQVLSSGYNFSEPLSLPSKPLEVSSAPLESSPEVDNERIKYKVTEPDDLDISEPSKWRGSTGTTSIRLPSEESSSTTENMSIIDLDSRNSSRNTNSRHNQEQSDSSPSNADTRSHISSLLDAPVSLSTLKYTSLLYGSDEWNNRRKSYSFEDTSPLNKSNIRYNNSNLLDSSTDSGICKSTEIISDHNMNTDNTTKRRESKERLSDLPEESFQDWLNKNRKASLKTTRTSPLHEFRTPDNLTNESNVSVQSKGKMTITLPVMIESDDSNTKPILNDDNGDRRTKKVEFCKTELHFAAESGTVNIIATDEKPPPSYDFRKKRSAFVPLNNVTDKHITLFGDKHKVLEPRFVTEKNEHDVHDSDENTAATKSILKNKIPKPKPYLLGENMELGSISGFLDNYTVNSASSIASINRLLNPDNVANTSSINERKYNSSYIKNTSRTFDTGPEKKEEPPYTTFKYDLSQKGVRNTIKSDSLDETHGLGKSKSRNLRVSDLTYFGIESDDGEKVSKNINNGFERLHSLDNLQEEILHSVKLVQKISNSSCNSEADSEDMQEYQNISNFRPTPPKPKPRTKYIDTFKSETDARVLKPITEKVTDLPINHRRSRLKQNEKTGSLSNRSISEPPHKDISNTKSKIRTEISPRRSKDTKSANRKLSPIVQDKQKYSSKSPTPTYENVYINIEPRKSNTIKMKENKRVEAQEMTKNTSDIEKVVRSQMKEKNSTVKERRIAVNDSIKDTAQHTPRKPKRTEKLVTPELTIKSERMLLTTKDQRKSSSSSSSPLNRKSNDGTLVRKDKKLTPLKGNDNNIKLPKSEKPKSITIPAAPIKESTYPSSLRNKSPTKIKGKTDSVIINKIKIEEPKSQRSRKSKYVINYDDKNGTVTSVCKIKSNQDSLERKYTPTPVKHSLTHNTKSTNKNFILRNQEQQWIFSKKKHTSNSKGKMHSLHKSCQLL, from the exons GTAACGGAAGGAGGAGTAACGCGGAACATAGCTCGAGCGATGGAGGTGCTCCACGCCAGCGCGCCTGGAGCCAAGGTCCGGGTGATGAGGGCAGCATACCACTCGTCCGCCGGTCCTGGAGCGCCCAGCTCTACTTTTATGCTTCACTCGAGTAGACAG GTTTTATCATCTGGCTACAACTTCTCTGAGCCCTTGTCGTTACCATCAAAACCTTTGGAAGTTTCATCTGCACCACTGGAATCATCTCCAGAAGTTGACAACGAGAGAATTAAGTACAAAGTAACAGAACCAGACGACTTAGACATTTCGGAGCCTTCTAAATGGAGGGGTTCCACTGGAACAACTTCTATAAGATTACCGAGCGAAGAATCCTCGTCAACCACAGAAAATATGAGCATAATTGATCTTGATTCACGGAATAGCAGTCGAAATACAAACTCTAGGCATAATCAAGAACAAAGCGACAGTTCTCCCAGTAACGCAGATACACGAAGCCATATTTCATCGTTACTCGATGCTCCTGTATCTCTCAGTACCTTAAAATATACTTCACTGTTATACGGCAGTGACGAATGGAacaacagacgaaaaagttacAGCTTCGAAGATACAAGtccattaaataaaagtaatattcgTTATAATAATTCCAATTTGTTGGACTCATCCACTGACAGCGGTATTTGTAAATCAACTGAAATTATAAGCGACCACAATATGAACACAGACAATACGACGAAGCGACGCGAAAGTAAAGAAAGGTTATCCGATTTGCCAGAAGAGTCATTTCAGGATTGGTTGAATAAAAACAGAAAAGCTTCGCTGAAAACAACACGTACTAGTCCGTTACATGAGTTTCGAACACCTGATAATTTAACAAATGAAAGTAATGTTTCCGTTCAGTCGAAAGGGAAAATGACTATAACACTGCCAGTTATGATCGAAAGTGATGACTCAAATACGAAGCCTATATTAAACGATGATAATGGTGATAGAAGAACTAAGAAGGTTGAATTCTGTAAAACTGAGCTACATTTTGCAGCAGAATCTGGAACGGTGAACATTATTGCCACCGACGAAAAGCCTCCTCCTTCATATGACTTCAGGAAAAAACGGAGTGCGTTTGTTCCCTTGAATAATGTTACTGATAAACATATAACACTATTTGGTGATAAACACAAAGTACTAGAACCAAGATTTGTTACCGAAAAGAATGAGCACGACGTTCATGATAGCGACGAGAATACAGCAGCTACAAAAAGTATTCTCaagaataaaatacctaaaCCCAAACCATATCTTTTAGGAGAAAATATGGAACTTGGGAGCATAAGCGGTTTTCTGGACAATTACACAGTTAACAGTGCAAGCTCAATTGCTTCTATTAATAGACTGTTAAACCCAGATAATGTTGCGAATACAAGCAgcattaatgaaagaaaatacaattCTAGTTATATCAAAAATACCTCAAGGACGTTCGATACAG GTCCTGAAAAGAAAGAAGAGCCGCCTTATACCACATTTAAGTACGATTTATCGCAGAAAGGCGTAAGAAACACTATAAAATCGGATTCTTTAGATGAGACTCATGGATTAGGAAAATCGAAGAGTCGTAATCTGCGAGTGAGCGACTTGACATATTTCGGGATTGAAAGTGATGATGGTGAAaaagttagtaaaaatattaacaacggCTTCGAACGGTTACACTCACTAGACAACTTACAAGAAGAAATATTACATTCAGTAAAGCTTGTGCAGAAAATATCCAACAGTAGTTGTAATAGCGAGGCAGATTCTGAAGATATGCaagaatatcaaaatatttcaaactttaGACCCACGCCTCCTAAACCAAAGCCTAGAACtaaatatatagatacatttaaaagCGAAACTGATGCAAGAGTATTGAAGCCAATAACAGAAAAAGTGACAGATCTGCCGATAAATCACCGAAGGTCAAGATTAAAGCAAAATGAAAAAACAGGCTCGCTAAGTAATCGAAGTATATCCGAACCACCACATAAAGATATTAGCAACACAAAATCCAAAATCAGGACAGAAATTTCACCCCGCAG aagtaaGGACACAAAGTCAGCAAACCGAAAACTATCACCCATAGTACaagataaacaaaaatattctagTAAATCACCCACACCAACTTACGAGAATGTGTATATTAATATCGAACCACGCAAAagcaatacaataaaaatgaaagaaaacaaaagagTGGAAGCACAGGAAATGACTAAAAATACTTCTGATATCGAAAAAGTTGTCAGAAgtcaaatgaaagaaaaaaatagcACGGTAAAGGAACGACGAATTGCTGTAAACGATTCGATAAAAGACACTGCACAGCACACACCCCGAAAACCAAAAAGAACTGAAAAATTGGTGACACCAGAGCTTACAATTAAGTCTGAGAGAATGTTATTGACTACTAAGGATCAGAGAAAATCATCAAGTTCTTCTTCAAGTCCGTTAAATCGCAAATCAAATGACGGAACGTTGGTACGAAAAGATAAGAAATTAACCCCTTTAAAAGGCAATGACAATAATATAAAGCTTCCGAAATCAGAAAAGCCAAAAAGTATTACCATTCCGGCAGCTCCGATAAAAGAAAGCACTTATCCATCATCTCTACGAAATAAAAGTCCGACGAAAATTAAGGGTAAAACTGATTCTGTTATCATTAATAAGATCAAAATTGAAGAACCTAAGTCTCAACGTTCTAGAAAAAGCAAATACGTCATTAATTACGATGATAAGAATGGCACCGTGACATctgtttgtaaaataaaatcgaaTCAAGACTCGTTAGAGAGAAAATATACACCAACACCTGTCAAACATTCTTTGACACATAATACAAAAAGTACAAACAAAAATTTCATTC TTCGGAATCAAGAACAACAGTGGATTTTCAGTAAGAAAAAACATACATCAAACAGCAAAGGAAAAATGCATAGTTTGCATAAATCTTGCCAATTACTGTAG
- the LOC126970607 gene encoding MATH and LRR domain-containing protein PFE0570w-like isoform X2, with the protein MEVAASQWRREWAGKAEYGKVTEGGVTRNIARAMEVLHASAPGAKVRVMRAAYHSSAGPGAPSSTFMLHSSRQVLSSGYNFSEPLSLPSKPLEVSSAPLESSPEVDNERIKYKVTEPDDLDISEPSKWRGSTGTTSIRLPSEESSSTTENMSIIDLDSRNSSRNTNSRHNQEQSDSSPSNADTRSHISSLLDAPVSLSTLKYTSLLYGSDEWNNRRKSYSFEDTSPLNKSNIRYNNSNLLDSSTDSGICKSTEIISDHNMNTDNTTKRRESKERLSDLPEESFQDWLNKNRKASLKTTRTSPLHEFRTPDNLTNESNVSVQSKGKMTITLPVMIESDDSNTKPILNDDNGDRRTKKVEFCKTELHFAAESGTVNIIATDEKPPPSYDFRKKRSAFVPLNNVTDKHITLFGDKHKVLEPRFVTEKNEHDVHDSDENTAATKSILKNKIPKPKPYLLGENMELGSISGFLDNYTVNSASSIASINRLLNPDNVANTSSINERKYNSSYIKNTSRTFDTGPEKKEEPPYTTFKYDLSQKGVRNTIKSDSLDETHGLGKSKSRNLRVSDLTYFGIESDDGEKVSKNINNGFERLHSLDNLQEEILHSVKLVQKISNSSCNSEADSEDMQEYQNISNFRPTPPKPKPRTKYIDTFKSETDARVLKPITEKVTDLPINHRRSRLKQNEKTGSLSNRSISEPPHKDISNTKSKIRTEISPRSKDTKSANRKLSPIVQDKQKYSSKSPTPTYENVYINIEPRKSNTIKMKENKRVEAQEMTKNTSDIEKVVRSQMKEKNSTVKERRIAVNDSIKDTAQHTPRKPKRTEKLVTPELTIKSERMLLTTKDQRKSSSSSSSPLNRKSNDGTLVRKDKKLTPLKGNDNNIKLPKSEKPKSITIPAAPIKESTYPSSLRNKSPTKIKGKTDSVIINKIKIEEPKSQRSRKSKYVINYDDKNGTVTSVCKIKSNQDSLERKYTPTPVKHSLTHNTKSTNKNFILRNQEQQWIFSKKKHTSNSKGKMHSLHKSCQLL; encoded by the exons GTAACGGAAGGAGGAGTAACGCGGAACATAGCTCGAGCGATGGAGGTGCTCCACGCCAGCGCGCCTGGAGCCAAGGTCCGGGTGATGAGGGCAGCATACCACTCGTCCGCCGGTCCTGGAGCGCCCAGCTCTACTTTTATGCTTCACTCGAGTAGACAG GTTTTATCATCTGGCTACAACTTCTCTGAGCCCTTGTCGTTACCATCAAAACCTTTGGAAGTTTCATCTGCACCACTGGAATCATCTCCAGAAGTTGACAACGAGAGAATTAAGTACAAAGTAACAGAACCAGACGACTTAGACATTTCGGAGCCTTCTAAATGGAGGGGTTCCACTGGAACAACTTCTATAAGATTACCGAGCGAAGAATCCTCGTCAACCACAGAAAATATGAGCATAATTGATCTTGATTCACGGAATAGCAGTCGAAATACAAACTCTAGGCATAATCAAGAACAAAGCGACAGTTCTCCCAGTAACGCAGATACACGAAGCCATATTTCATCGTTACTCGATGCTCCTGTATCTCTCAGTACCTTAAAATATACTTCACTGTTATACGGCAGTGACGAATGGAacaacagacgaaaaagttacAGCTTCGAAGATACAAGtccattaaataaaagtaatattcgTTATAATAATTCCAATTTGTTGGACTCATCCACTGACAGCGGTATTTGTAAATCAACTGAAATTATAAGCGACCACAATATGAACACAGACAATACGACGAAGCGACGCGAAAGTAAAGAAAGGTTATCCGATTTGCCAGAAGAGTCATTTCAGGATTGGTTGAATAAAAACAGAAAAGCTTCGCTGAAAACAACACGTACTAGTCCGTTACATGAGTTTCGAACACCTGATAATTTAACAAATGAAAGTAATGTTTCCGTTCAGTCGAAAGGGAAAATGACTATAACACTGCCAGTTATGATCGAAAGTGATGACTCAAATACGAAGCCTATATTAAACGATGATAATGGTGATAGAAGAACTAAGAAGGTTGAATTCTGTAAAACTGAGCTACATTTTGCAGCAGAATCTGGAACGGTGAACATTATTGCCACCGACGAAAAGCCTCCTCCTTCATATGACTTCAGGAAAAAACGGAGTGCGTTTGTTCCCTTGAATAATGTTACTGATAAACATATAACACTATTTGGTGATAAACACAAAGTACTAGAACCAAGATTTGTTACCGAAAAGAATGAGCACGACGTTCATGATAGCGACGAGAATACAGCAGCTACAAAAAGTATTCTCaagaataaaatacctaaaCCCAAACCATATCTTTTAGGAGAAAATATGGAACTTGGGAGCATAAGCGGTTTTCTGGACAATTACACAGTTAACAGTGCAAGCTCAATTGCTTCTATTAATAGACTGTTAAACCCAGATAATGTTGCGAATACAAGCAgcattaatgaaagaaaatacaattCTAGTTATATCAAAAATACCTCAAGGACGTTCGATACAG GTCCTGAAAAGAAAGAAGAGCCGCCTTATACCACATTTAAGTACGATTTATCGCAGAAAGGCGTAAGAAACACTATAAAATCGGATTCTTTAGATGAGACTCATGGATTAGGAAAATCGAAGAGTCGTAATCTGCGAGTGAGCGACTTGACATATTTCGGGATTGAAAGTGATGATGGTGAAaaagttagtaaaaatattaacaacggCTTCGAACGGTTACACTCACTAGACAACTTACAAGAAGAAATATTACATTCAGTAAAGCTTGTGCAGAAAATATCCAACAGTAGTTGTAATAGCGAGGCAGATTCTGAAGATATGCaagaatatcaaaatatttcaaactttaGACCCACGCCTCCTAAACCAAAGCCTAGAACtaaatatatagatacatttaaaagCGAAACTGATGCAAGAGTATTGAAGCCAATAACAGAAAAAGTGACAGATCTGCCGATAAATCACCGAAGGTCAAGATTAAAGCAAAATGAAAAAACAGGCTCGCTAAGTAATCGAAGTATATCCGAACCACCACATAAAGATATTAGCAACACAAAATCCAAAATCAGGACAGAAATTTCACCCCGCAG taaGGACACAAAGTCAGCAAACCGAAAACTATCACCCATAGTACaagataaacaaaaatattctagTAAATCACCCACACCAACTTACGAGAATGTGTATATTAATATCGAACCACGCAAAagcaatacaataaaaatgaaagaaaacaaaagagTGGAAGCACAGGAAATGACTAAAAATACTTCTGATATCGAAAAAGTTGTCAGAAgtcaaatgaaagaaaaaaatagcACGGTAAAGGAACGACGAATTGCTGTAAACGATTCGATAAAAGACACTGCACAGCACACACCCCGAAAACCAAAAAGAACTGAAAAATTGGTGACACCAGAGCTTACAATTAAGTCTGAGAGAATGTTATTGACTACTAAGGATCAGAGAAAATCATCAAGTTCTTCTTCAAGTCCGTTAAATCGCAAATCAAATGACGGAACGTTGGTACGAAAAGATAAGAAATTAACCCCTTTAAAAGGCAATGACAATAATATAAAGCTTCCGAAATCAGAAAAGCCAAAAAGTATTACCATTCCGGCAGCTCCGATAAAAGAAAGCACTTATCCATCATCTCTACGAAATAAAAGTCCGACGAAAATTAAGGGTAAAACTGATTCTGTTATCATTAATAAGATCAAAATTGAAGAACCTAAGTCTCAACGTTCTAGAAAAAGCAAATACGTCATTAATTACGATGATAAGAATGGCACCGTGACATctgtttgtaaaataaaatcgaaTCAAGACTCGTTAGAGAGAAAATATACACCAACACCTGTCAAACATTCTTTGACACATAATACAAAAAGTACAAACAAAAATTTCATTC TTCGGAATCAAGAACAACAGTGGATTTTCAGTAAGAAAAAACATACATCAAACAGCAAAGGAAAAATGCATAGTTTGCATAAATCTTGCCAATTACTGTAG
- the LOC126970607 gene encoding MATH and LRR domain-containing protein PFE0570w-like isoform X3 — protein sequence MEVAASQWRREWAGKAEYGKVTEGGVTRNIARAMEVLHASAPGAKVRVMRAAYHSSAGPGAPSSTFMLHSSRQVLSSGYNFSEPLSLPSKPLEVSSAPLESSPEVDNERIKYKVTEPDDLDISEPSKWRGSTGTTSIRLPSEESSSTTENMSIIDLDSRNSSRNTNSRHNQEQSDSSPSNADTRSHISSLLDAPVSLSTLKYTSLLYGSDEWNNRRKSYSFEDTSPLNKSNIRYNNSNLLDSSTDSGICKSTEIISDHNMNTDNTTKRRESKERLSDLPEESFQDWLNKNRKASLKTTRTSPLHEFRTPDNLTNESNVSVQSKGKMTITLPVMIESDDSNTKPILNDDNGDRRTKKVEFCKTELHFAAESGTVNIIATDEKPPPSYDFRKKRSAFVPLNNVTDKHITLFGDKHKVLEPRFVTEKNEHDVHDSDENTAATKSILKNKIPKPKPYLLGENMELGSISGFLDNYTVNSASSIASINRLLNPDNVANTSSINERKYNSSYIKNTSRTFDTGPEKKEEPPYTTFKYDLSQKGVRNTIKSDSLDETHGLGKSKSRNLRVSDLTYFGIESDDGEKVSKNINNGFERLHSLDNLQEEILHSVKLVQKISNSSCNSEADSEDMQEYQNISNFRPTPPKPKPRTKYIDTFKSETDARVLKPITEKVTDLPINHRRSRLKQNEKTGSLSNRSISEPPHKDISNTKSKIRTEISPRRSKDTKSANRKLSPIVQDKQKYSSKSPTPTYENVYINIEPRKSNTIKMKENKRVEAQEMTKNTSDIEKVVRSQMKEKNSTVKERRIAVNDSIKDTAQHTPRKPKRTEKLVTPELTIKSERMLLTTKDQRKSSSSSSSPLNRKSNDGTLVRKDKKLTPLKGNDNNIKLPKSEKPKSITIPAAPIKESTYPSSLRNKSPTKIKGKTDSVIINKIKIEEPKSQRSRKSKYVINYDDKNGTVTSVCKIKSNQDSLERKYTPTPVKHSLTHNTKSTNKNFIRK from the exons GTAACGGAAGGAGGAGTAACGCGGAACATAGCTCGAGCGATGGAGGTGCTCCACGCCAGCGCGCCTGGAGCCAAGGTCCGGGTGATGAGGGCAGCATACCACTCGTCCGCCGGTCCTGGAGCGCCCAGCTCTACTTTTATGCTTCACTCGAGTAGACAG GTTTTATCATCTGGCTACAACTTCTCTGAGCCCTTGTCGTTACCATCAAAACCTTTGGAAGTTTCATCTGCACCACTGGAATCATCTCCAGAAGTTGACAACGAGAGAATTAAGTACAAAGTAACAGAACCAGACGACTTAGACATTTCGGAGCCTTCTAAATGGAGGGGTTCCACTGGAACAACTTCTATAAGATTACCGAGCGAAGAATCCTCGTCAACCACAGAAAATATGAGCATAATTGATCTTGATTCACGGAATAGCAGTCGAAATACAAACTCTAGGCATAATCAAGAACAAAGCGACAGTTCTCCCAGTAACGCAGATACACGAAGCCATATTTCATCGTTACTCGATGCTCCTGTATCTCTCAGTACCTTAAAATATACTTCACTGTTATACGGCAGTGACGAATGGAacaacagacgaaaaagttacAGCTTCGAAGATACAAGtccattaaataaaagtaatattcgTTATAATAATTCCAATTTGTTGGACTCATCCACTGACAGCGGTATTTGTAAATCAACTGAAATTATAAGCGACCACAATATGAACACAGACAATACGACGAAGCGACGCGAAAGTAAAGAAAGGTTATCCGATTTGCCAGAAGAGTCATTTCAGGATTGGTTGAATAAAAACAGAAAAGCTTCGCTGAAAACAACACGTACTAGTCCGTTACATGAGTTTCGAACACCTGATAATTTAACAAATGAAAGTAATGTTTCCGTTCAGTCGAAAGGGAAAATGACTATAACACTGCCAGTTATGATCGAAAGTGATGACTCAAATACGAAGCCTATATTAAACGATGATAATGGTGATAGAAGAACTAAGAAGGTTGAATTCTGTAAAACTGAGCTACATTTTGCAGCAGAATCTGGAACGGTGAACATTATTGCCACCGACGAAAAGCCTCCTCCTTCATATGACTTCAGGAAAAAACGGAGTGCGTTTGTTCCCTTGAATAATGTTACTGATAAACATATAACACTATTTGGTGATAAACACAAAGTACTAGAACCAAGATTTGTTACCGAAAAGAATGAGCACGACGTTCATGATAGCGACGAGAATACAGCAGCTACAAAAAGTATTCTCaagaataaaatacctaaaCCCAAACCATATCTTTTAGGAGAAAATATGGAACTTGGGAGCATAAGCGGTTTTCTGGACAATTACACAGTTAACAGTGCAAGCTCAATTGCTTCTATTAATAGACTGTTAAACCCAGATAATGTTGCGAATACAAGCAgcattaatgaaagaaaatacaattCTAGTTATATCAAAAATACCTCAAGGACGTTCGATACAG GTCCTGAAAAGAAAGAAGAGCCGCCTTATACCACATTTAAGTACGATTTATCGCAGAAAGGCGTAAGAAACACTATAAAATCGGATTCTTTAGATGAGACTCATGGATTAGGAAAATCGAAGAGTCGTAATCTGCGAGTGAGCGACTTGACATATTTCGGGATTGAAAGTGATGATGGTGAAaaagttagtaaaaatattaacaacggCTTCGAACGGTTACACTCACTAGACAACTTACAAGAAGAAATATTACATTCAGTAAAGCTTGTGCAGAAAATATCCAACAGTAGTTGTAATAGCGAGGCAGATTCTGAAGATATGCaagaatatcaaaatatttcaaactttaGACCCACGCCTCCTAAACCAAAGCCTAGAACtaaatatatagatacatttaaaagCGAAACTGATGCAAGAGTATTGAAGCCAATAACAGAAAAAGTGACAGATCTGCCGATAAATCACCGAAGGTCAAGATTAAAGCAAAATGAAAAAACAGGCTCGCTAAGTAATCGAAGTATATCCGAACCACCACATAAAGATATTAGCAACACAAAATCCAAAATCAGGACAGAAATTTCACCCCGCAG aagtaaGGACACAAAGTCAGCAAACCGAAAACTATCACCCATAGTACaagataaacaaaaatattctagTAAATCACCCACACCAACTTACGAGAATGTGTATATTAATATCGAACCACGCAAAagcaatacaataaaaatgaaagaaaacaaaagagTGGAAGCACAGGAAATGACTAAAAATACTTCTGATATCGAAAAAGTTGTCAGAAgtcaaatgaaagaaaaaaatagcACGGTAAAGGAACGACGAATTGCTGTAAACGATTCGATAAAAGACACTGCACAGCACACACCCCGAAAACCAAAAAGAACTGAAAAATTGGTGACACCAGAGCTTACAATTAAGTCTGAGAGAATGTTATTGACTACTAAGGATCAGAGAAAATCATCAAGTTCTTCTTCAAGTCCGTTAAATCGCAAATCAAATGACGGAACGTTGGTACGAAAAGATAAGAAATTAACCCCTTTAAAAGGCAATGACAATAATATAAAGCTTCCGAAATCAGAAAAGCCAAAAAGTATTACCATTCCGGCAGCTCCGATAAAAGAAAGCACTTATCCATCATCTCTACGAAATAAAAGTCCGACGAAAATTAAGGGTAAAACTGATTCTGTTATCATTAATAAGATCAAAATTGAAGAACCTAAGTCTCAACGTTCTAGAAAAAGCAAATACGTCATTAATTACGATGATAAGAATGGCACCGTGACATctgtttgtaaaataaaatcgaaTCAAGACTCGTTAGAGAGAAAATATACACCAACACCTGTCAAACATTCTTTGACACATAATACAAAAAGTACAAACAAAAATTTCATTCGTAAGTAG